One segment of Macrotis lagotis isolate mMagLag1 chromosome 1, bilby.v1.9.chrom.fasta, whole genome shotgun sequence DNA contains the following:
- the FAM163B gene encoding protein FAM163B encodes MTAGTVVITGGILATVILLCIIAVLCYCRLQYYCCKKDESEEDEEEPDFAVHSHIPPLHSNRNIMLTNGPSLYPSSSSSFNQKSPQCHTVCPSCSHYEPPTFFLQEPEEVRNGGERINYKNISQEDIELPVTFGGLQALNPNRLSAMREAFSRSRSISTDV; translated from the exons ATGACAGCCGGGACTGTGGTCATCACAGGTGGAATATTAGCAACAGTCATTTTGCTCTGCATCATCGCAGTCCTATGTTACTGTAGGCTTCAG TATTACTGTTGCAAAAAAGATGAGTCAGAAGAGGATGAGGAAGAGCCTGACTTTGCTGTCCACTCCCACATCCCACCACTCCACTCTAACCGAAACATCATGCTGACTAATGGCCCCTCACTCTACccatcttcttcctcatctttcaacCAGAAATCCCCCCAGTGCCACACTGTCTGCCCCAGCTGCTCTCACTACGAACCACCAACCTTCTTCCTTCAGGAACCAGAGGAAGTTCGAAATGGGGGTGAGCGAATCAACTATAAGAACATcagtcaggaagacatagagcTGCCAGTGACCTTTGGTGGACTCCAGGCCCTCAACCCCAACCGCCTCTCTGCCATGCGGGAAGCCTTCTCTCGAAGCCGTAGCATCAGCACCGATGTCTGA